The sequence below is a genomic window from Synechococcus sp. PCC 7335.
TGACTGACGTACCTGTCTCACGACTGCGCAATTTCTCTATCATCGCCCACATTGACCACGGCAAATCCACCCTGGCTGATAGGCTTCTACAGGAAACAGGCACAGTCAGTGCTCGTGATATGAAGGCACAGTTTCTCGATTCAATGGACATTGAACGAGAGCGCGGTATCACTATCAAGCTACAAGCTGCCCGAATGAGATATACCGCCAAAGATGGCGAGCAGTACGTGCTCAACTTGATCGATACGCCTGGGCACGTAGATTTTACCTATGAAGTATCTAGATCGCTGGCTGCTTGTGAAGGAGCGTTGTTGGTCGTCGATGCCTCACAAGGGGTAGAAGCTCAAACGCTAGCCAACGTCTATCTAGCGATTGAAAACGATCTAGAAGTGATCCCGGTGTTGAATAAGGTGGATCTCCCGGGCGCTGATCCTGAAAGGGTGAAGCAGGAAATTGAAGAAGTCGTTGGACTTGATTGTAGTAATGCGGTGATGGCCTCGGCGAAAGAAGGCATTGGCATTACTGAGATCTTGGAATCAATTACGTATTTGGTACCGTCACCAGCAGACAATACGCAAGCACCTGTGCGGGCTTTAATTTTTGATAGTTATTACGACAGCTATCGCGGGGTAATTGTGTATTTTCGGGTGATGGATGGTGCGATCAGAAGTCGCGATCGCATCCGTCTAATGGCTTCTGGCAAAGAATACGACATTGACGAACTCGGCGTGCTTTCACCTAACCAGGTGCCAGTAGATGAGCTGCATGCGGGCGAAGTGGGTTATATTGCAGCCTCAATTAAGTCGGTAGAAGATGCACGCGTTGGCGATACGATTACGCTAGTTAAGACACCTGCCGAAGAGCCCTTAGCTGGCTATATAGAAGCAAAACCTATGGTCTTTTGCGGCCTTTTCCCTACCGATTCTGATCAGTATGAGGATTTGCGCGAGGCGCTAGACAAGCTCCGGCTCAACGACGCAGCTTTACAGTATGAGCCAGAGACATCTAGCGCTATGGGCTTCGGCTTTCGCTGCGGGTTCTTAGGCCTATTGCATATGGAGATTGTGCAAGAAAGGCTAGAGCGCGAGTACAATCTCGATCTGATTACGACGGCGCCGTCAGTTATCTACAGGGTCTACACAGTTCAAGGGGAAGTCATTGAGGTTGATAATCCTAGTCTGCTACCTGAGCCGCAGTATCGAGAGAAAATTGAAGAGCCCTATGTGAAGGTAGATATCATTACGCCCGAAGAATTCGTCGGCACGCTGATGGAACTATGCCAAACGCGCCGAGGAGATTTCCAAGATATGAAGTATCTAACGCCAGGACGGACAACGCTGGTGTATGAACTACCGCTAGCAGAAGTGGTGACAGACTTTTTTGACCAGATGAAATCGCGATCGCGTGGCTATGCCAGTATGGAGTACCAGCTGATTGGCTACCGAGAGAACAACCTCGTCAAGCTAGATGTCAAAATCAACGGTGATACCGTCGATCCGTTGGCAGCCATCGTTCATCGCGATAAAGCCTACTATGTCGGCCGTGCGCTGACTGAAAAGCTCAAAGAGCTCATTCCGCGTCACCAGTTCAAGATTCCAGTCCAGGCATCGATCGGAAGCCGGATTATTGCTAGTGAGAGCATTCCGGCCTTACGTAAAGACGTGCTGGCAAAATGCTACGGTGGCGACATTTCTAGAAAGAAAAAGCTGCTGAAGAAACAGGCCAAAGGTAAAAAACGGTTGAAATCTATTGGCACTGTCGATGTTCCTCAAGAAGCCTTTATGGCCGTCTTAAAATTGACCTAAAGCTAAGCTAAGTCGATAAGTTGAGTCGAGCAGCTTCACAATATTCACAATAAATGCATCTTGATGACACTGATTAGATCTTAGCGATCGCCTTGTCAATCACAGTAGACGAGTCATTTTTGTGAATTTTTGATCGTCAGATAAGCCATTTGGGGATAGATAAGATCAATTGAAGTTTTAGTAAAACCTAAAACTACTGTTAAGTACATTTAACAATTTTTTGATACATTTTTAGTCAGCTTGGCCAACTCCTATCAGGCTTTTGGAATCTTCTTATACAAGAGCCTAATCCCTACTCTAGTATGTTATGCAGTTATTCACGTATGTAGAGAGCTATAGCTAGCGACCTTTAGACATCGAAACCTATGAGAATTCTAGTCACAGGGGGTGCTGGCTTCATCGGCTCCCATTTGATCGACCGACTGATGTCAGCAAACCATGAGGTTATCTGTCTTGATAACTTCTACACCGGTCACAAGCGCAATATTCTGCGCTGGATGGACAACCCCTACTTTGAACTAATTCGTCACGATATCACCGAGCCGATTCGCTTGGAAGTGGATCAGATCTATCACTTGGCTTGTCCTGCTTCCCCTGTCCACTATCAATACAATCCTGTCAAGACCGTCAAAACAAATGTGGTAGGAACGCTCAACATGCTGGGGCTAGCCAAACGAGTTAAAGCTCGCTTCTTCCTTGCCTCGACTTCTGAAGTGTATGGCGATCCCGAAGTGCATCCTCAGCCCGAAGAATATCGAGGTAGTGTCAATCCCATCGGCATCCGCAGTTGCTACGACGAAGGCAAGCGCATGGCCGAGACCCTCTCTTTTGACTATCATCGTCAAAACGACGTTGACATTCGAGTCGTGCGTATCTTTAATACCTACGGACCCCGCATGCTAGAGAACGACGGCCGGGTAGTCAGCAACTTCATTGTTCAAGCGTTGAGCGGTCAGCCATTGACGGTATACGGCGATGGCTCACAGACTCGCAGCTTTTGCTACGTCTCCGATCTAGTAGAAGGGTTCATCCGCTTGATGAACAGCGAGCACACAGGCCCTATCAACATTGGCAACCCTGGAGAGTACACCATCCTTCAGCTAGCTCAAACCATTCAAAAGATGGTGAATCCAGATGTAGAAGTCCAGTATCGTCCTTTGCCCCAAGACGATCCAAAACGAAGAAAGCCTGATATTACCAAAGCCGAGAAGCTGTTAGGTTGGCAGCCAACTGTAGATTTAGAAGCCGGGCTAGAAAAAACCATTGCCGATTTTAGAAGCCGGATGGACGCTGCTGGCACCTTAAGCGAGAGTTTAAAGGCATCGACATAAGTCGTAGGAATAGAGGCATTCAGAGATATTAGAGGCATTCGCAGATATAGCCATAGATGTAGACAGAGCTATATTCTCTGGCAGCTCTGCTCATTTCATCCCAAAATAGTGTCTTCCAAGTTTCCCTTTAGAAACAGCTTATTCAAAGATAGCCTGACCCTCTTTTGTAGAGTCGTTAGTCAGGCTCATCGGGCGTCATTTGACCAGTATTCATTTCACTAGTCATTCATTTAACCAGTAATCAAAAGAGTGGTATCGCTATGCGTGTGTGTGTCATCGGAACGGGCTATGTAGGATTGGTAACTGGGGTTTGTTTGTCCCATATTGGTCACCATGTAATGTGTGTTGACAACAACGAGCAGAAAGTCCAGCTGATGAAGTCTGGGCAATCACCAATCTATGAGCCGGGCCTATCTGATCTGATGAAGTCATCGATGGAATCTGGTCATCTGGAGTTTACATCTGATCTTAATGCTGGGGTAACTCACGGCGAGATTCTATTCATTGCGGTCGGAACGCCAGCACTACCGACTGGAGAAAGCGATACCCGCTATGTAGAAGCGGTAGCAAGAGGCATCGGCGAAAACCTCAATGGTGGCTACAAGGTGATTGTGAACAAATCAACAGTACCCATCGGTTCAG
It includes:
- the lepA gene encoding translation elongation factor 4 — encoded protein: MTDVPVSRLRNFSIIAHIDHGKSTLADRLLQETGTVSARDMKAQFLDSMDIERERGITIKLQAARMRYTAKDGEQYVLNLIDTPGHVDFTYEVSRSLAACEGALLVVDASQGVEAQTLANVYLAIENDLEVIPVLNKVDLPGADPERVKQEIEEVVGLDCSNAVMASAKEGIGITEILESITYLVPSPADNTQAPVRALIFDSYYDSYRGVIVYFRVMDGAIRSRDRIRLMASGKEYDIDELGVLSPNQVPVDELHAGEVGYIAASIKSVEDARVGDTITLVKTPAEEPLAGYIEAKPMVFCGLFPTDSDQYEDLREALDKLRLNDAALQYEPETSSAMGFGFRCGFLGLLHMEIVQERLEREYNLDLITTAPSVIYRVYTVQGEVIEVDNPSLLPEPQYREKIEEPYVKVDIITPEEFVGTLMELCQTRRGDFQDMKYLTPGRTTLVYELPLAEVVTDFFDQMKSRSRGYASMEYQLIGYRENNLVKLDVKINGDTVDPLAAIVHRDKAYYVGRALTEKLKELIPRHQFKIPVQASIGSRIIASESIPALRKDVLAKCYGGDISRKKKLLKKQAKGKKRLKSIGTVDVPQEAFMAVLKLT
- a CDS encoding UDP-glucuronic acid decarboxylase family protein; amino-acid sequence: MRILVTGGAGFIGSHLIDRLMSANHEVICLDNFYTGHKRNILRWMDNPYFELIRHDITEPIRLEVDQIYHLACPASPVHYQYNPVKTVKTNVVGTLNMLGLAKRVKARFFLASTSEVYGDPEVHPQPEEYRGSVNPIGIRSCYDEGKRMAETLSFDYHRQNDVDIRVVRIFNTYGPRMLENDGRVVSNFIVQALSGQPLTVYGDGSQTRSFCYVSDLVEGFIRLMNSEHTGPINIGNPGEYTILQLAQTIQKMVNPDVEVQYRPLPQDDPKRRKPDITKAEKLLGWQPTVDLEAGLEKTIADFRSRMDAAGTLSESLKAST